The region tccgtgcagagcattgtagacatagaatatttgcaaaatacatacgactctgaatgtgacagacccattgactaaacttctctcacgagccaaacatgatcataccttagtactctttgggtgttaatcacatagcgatgtgaactaaattattgactctggtaaaccctttgggtgttgatcacatgacgatgtgaactatgggtattaatcacatacagatgtgagtattggtgttaaatgacatggtgatgtgaactagattattgactctagtgcaagtgggagactgaaggaaatatgccctagaggcaataataaagttattatttatttccttattttatgataaatgtttattattcatgctagaattgtattaaccggaaacataatacatgtgtgaatacatagacaaacatagtgtcactagtatgcctctacttgactagctcgttaatcaaatatggttaagtttcctaaccatagacatgagttgtcatttgattaacgggatcacatcattaggaaaatgatgtgattgacttgacccattccattagcttagcacttgatcgtttagtatgttgctattgctttcttcatgacttatacatgttcctataactatgagattatgcaactcccgtttaccggaagaacactttgtgtgctaccaaacgtcacaacgtaactgggtgattataaaggagatctacaggtgtctccgaaggtacatgttgagttggcgtatttcgagattaagatttgtcacttcgattgtcggagaggtatctctgggccctctcggtaatgcacgtcactataagccttgcaagcaatgtagctaatgatttagttacggggtgatgcattacgtaacgagtatagagacttaccggtaacgagattgaactaggtattgagatacctacgatcgaatctcgggcaagtaacatacaaatgacaaagggaacaacgaatgttgttatgcggtttgaccgataaagatcttcgtagaatatgtaggagccaatatgggcatccaggttccgctattggttattgactagagagatgtctcggtcatgtctacatagttctcgaacccgtagggtccgcacgcttaacattcgttgacgatatagtattatatgagttacgtatgttggtgaccgaatgttgttcggagtcccggatgagatcatggacatgacgaggagctccggaatggtccggaggtaaagattcatatattggatgatatggttaggccaaggggtcaggcccacggggctataagtcggtgcaaaaggagttttgcagaGGCCAGGGGGGCAAACGCCGGAGactctggcgtctggccctgggccctgggtcctggagtctgagtgggactcttgcctttcgggcaaaaccgactttgaggaggattttgctccaagtttcgaccccagggctcaacatataaatagaggggcggggcaagcaccaaagacacatcaagaaacaccaagccgtgtgccggcaaccccgtcccctctagtttatcctccgtcatagtttctgtagtgctttggcgaagccctgcggagattgttcttcaccaacaccgtcaccacgccgtcgtgctgccggaactcatctactacttcgcccatcttgctggatcgagaaggcgaagacgtcatcgagctggacgtgtgcagaactcggaggtgccgtgcattcggtacttggatcggtcagatcgtgaagacgtacgactacatcaaccgcgttgataaacgcttccgcttagcgatcttcaggggtatgaagatacactccccctctcattgctatgcatcaccatgatcttgcgtgtgcgtaggattttttttttttgaaattactacgttccccaacagagagcTTGACAACTTGTAGAAGGCAGATGTATATCCACCTTAGCATCACCGGCTAGAAAGCCCTGGGGATGATGAGCATGGCTAAATCTTTAGTCTCCCATATCTGCATGTAGAACCGGTGTGGCACCAATTCTGCCAGCTCATGCCTAATCCTCGATGGGCCGCCAATCTTATGCAGAGGCTTCGTTGCCCCCTCCTCCCCGACAAGACGATCCTTGCTAGCACAACTAATTCTTTAGAGTCCTCCGCGCCTTGCATGACTTTGACCCCACCATCGACTTGATCTCACTCGGTCTTTCTCACCTTGTCAGTTCAGAAGATTTACGTACTACGTTCGTCTGGGGTGCCACCATGGTCGAGGTGAAGCAAACCGCGCCGGAGGTGGAGGTGTAGCAGGCTGCACCAAACCCTGGCAGTAACAAAGGACCGGCAAAGGCGGATGTGCTTGCAACCGAATCTAGTGATCCTGCCATTGATGCGGCCCTCGTCACTACCATCACATTAGAGGTCTAGGCCGCCACAATTGACGTACCGGCCGGGGTGAGGTTAGAAAACCCTCGCACATGAGTGAAAATCACCGCCCCCACCACGTCCGAGGTGTCGGCACCCACAACACCTGTCCACGTCACCGCCACCGCAAAAGAAGAACACTGGCAGCCGCTACGGACACAAGAGCAAAGTTTGATAGAGGGTCGATGGCCGCAGGCCGTGGCCTCCTACAAAGAGGGGGCGGTGACTTGGGCCGCTAACAACTAACTGTGGTTAATGTTGTCTGTCATCAAGCTGTCAAGCTAGTGATTGTGGTTCTCGGGGTCAGCGCAAATGGGATTGgggtggcacggtggtggagcgGCCATCGGAGACAACGAGGGGGCGGTGAGAGAGAGAACCAAGTGGGGTTTGGGCGGTGACGTGTTTGAGATGTCCCATCCGTCTCTTGCGCTTCCTCAGGCGTGCAGGCTAGTCACACGTGACTCTCCAAACCTGGCTCCAAGAAACGGCCGTTCCCACTCAACCTGGCCCGGGAGTGCTTTAAACATCGTGCGGGCAAAAAAGACAGATGCAAACCAGACAGCCGAACATGATATTTTTGCACCGTGTGGTCCTGGTTGGGCTCATGCAGTCTACCAAACACATCCCTAGCTTACGCAGGACCGTATTATTTTACGTATTTGCAAGTATAAGGACCATATTGGAGTGATTCTCAATTGGGACCTTTCTGTTACACACCAGCGAGTTCAAGGACGATACATGTAATTTTCTCTTGGCCTCGGGGAAAGCAAAGCCTCGCGGGGTTGAAGCATCCACTAGGGACGGAGACTGACTTGTGATTGTCTGTTTGATATCGGCAATTGATCTCGTTGATGGCATGCTGGAAGGCAGCAAAACCATTCTGCAGAGGTCCTCACTGGCAAGTGCCGTGTAATCCAAAAATGCTTCGTAAGGTACTCCCTCCACGACGAATAATTTGGAACAGACGGAGTAGATGAGAGTGACTTGGGATGAGAACTGTTCTTGCTTCGACACAACAAAACCTCAAACAGACTACTATCACATAGGAGCTGACTTTAAATCACGACCAGACTGATTCGTAGCCACGGATGTCAATTAGGCATTACGGGTATAAACTAATCAATCTCACGCCAAACAAATATTTCACAGATCAGATGGGTATAATACTAACCAATCTCCAGCTTACCACCCATGTAGTATTCAGGAGTAAAAACAGAGTGGCGAAAAAAAAGAGTCAAAGCTACATTTTGCAGTCAATAGAAAACATTACCTCCGTTCATAAATGTAAGACATTTTGGCAGTATAAATTAGAATGCCAAAACTCTTAGTATATTTAAAAACGAAGGGTGTAGTAGACAATTTAAGTAAAATCACTGACAGCCAATACACTAATAGTTTAACATAGCATCAGATATAAAGCCGTTAAGACAATGGACAGAGCTGACAGCTTTAAATGGCTAACTGTATTTAATTTATATAAAGTTCAGGCCTAGTCATCATCCATACATCCCTCCCTCGAGATAAACTGCTTGTCTCGAACAAGAAGGGACCAAGCAACAGTGACTTCCACCTTATAGGAGGCAAGATCACATATGCCCCGACTTATTTTGCTTTCCTGGGCTGGGAAGAAGACATGGCCATGTTTAGTAACAAAACCATTTGAAGACAGGGCACGGATGATGACTTCGAGCTTTCCATCTAACTCTACGGAAACAACATGCCTTGACAGATCAAGGCAACCATCCCAATTGTTAGCTGTCACTTGATCTTGAAGCACAACCTCATCTTCATGTTTCAGCGCCGAAGATCTGTCGCCAACACAACTAACTTCACCTTCAAAGTAACCATCTGAAATGTTATCCATCACTTGATCTTGTAGCAGGACCTCATTCTCAGGTTTAACGGGCTTAGAATGTGCCTTGGCAATAACTAGACCACCATGTCTAAAAGGCCATTTCCTCTTTCTCCAATTAATAACACGGACACCGACTATAGTTGCTTGCACTGTCTTCTCCAGTTTCGCACACCGTAACACAATTCTGCAGGAGTCATCCAACAGAATGGCCTCATTACAGCTGTACTTGGAGGTCTGATGCATGAGCACTCTATCTTTTGACTTCATCCTGCCCTTTACTTTGAGTTTAATGTCAAAGTCAACAGGATCTATAGCCGCAATTGCACGAGACGGGCCAGTCAATTGCAAAAAAGGATTCTGCATTTGTCAATTATAATCATAGTTAACAAAACAGAGATGCAAGAAAAAAGAGAAACTGCGCGGAAGTTTTACAGGAGAAAATTAAGTACAACCTTTTGAGTGAGTGCAACAGTTTTGCTAAGCTAGCAGTTTAGTTGCCAACTTAACTACATGCTTATTTCTAAATGCATCTGTTCATAACAAATCAACGGACCAGAAACATAAAACAGAAAAATACGATACAGACCTCTGGAGTGAGTATCTGGCAGTCATTCCTTTGACGCAAGAAGAGAATGTTGCGATTGTGATCCACGGTATCTCGGGCAGCAACCATGCCATACACACGCAGTGGCCACTTCAACTCAGGAGTGCCCTTTATTTCTGTGACTTTAATGGAGTATATTTGCAGAGTGCTGGTGGCGAATTCAGCATAAGAGGTGCGGTCCGTTGTACTGTGTGTGAAGTGCATAGGACTCAATGAAGCTGCAGTCATCGAAAATAAGATTCAGATAATTCATTCGGCCACCACAAGTGAAGTAAATCCCTTCCTTAACAGAATGAACTAATTTGCTTCCTTGAGACATGCAACATGAAGGAAGAAAAGCAACTAAGGTACAATGAGCAGAGAACATGTTTACTCACTCGCATCTTTGCAGGGACTGCTGAACAACCTGGACAAATTCGATTCCAAGGCGCGACAGTAGATATTAAAGAACATCCCAGTCTGCATCTTCTCCTCCATCCCCTCAGCTTCCTCAATCTCCAATTTTGCCACCTCATCCCTCTCCTGGGCTTCCTCTCCCATCTCCTTGGCTTGCTCAATCTCTAATTCTGTATCTTCTGAAGTGGAAATCCTCTCCGGCAACTCGTCGCTCCCCATGGCTCCATTCACAGCCTCCATGGAGATCCTGGGTGGTGCCTCGATGATCCTCACCTTGCCGCCGCCTCTCTTTCCCTTCGCCTCCGCTTCCAGCTCCGCCTCTCCTCCCATCTCAGGAGACGGCTCTCTGCTCCTCGTCTTTCCGCCGCCGCCGTTCTCTTTTCTTTTCGATTTCGAGGAGGGGAATGTCTTGCTTAGGGTTTCGACGAAACGGAGAGACCGGTGGGTGTGGGGTGCACTATATTGCGTCTGTCTCAGCCCGGCCCAGTAGAGCCCGACACATACACTTCCAGCCAGTCCACACGCTGCTGCCGCGTGCTTCAAGAGGGAGCGAGCAAACCAGCTGCTCTCTTTTTTCTCACTTTGGGCTTGTTGTTTGCCTTGTGCTATTTGTATTTGCATTCGTTGTTCGGCTCAGCCGGGCCCTTTAAATATAAGCAAAAAAAATTGCAActagtttggttgcctgcattgcatCAGGAGGTCGTTTAATGCATGACATTTGGTTGTCAGTTGTCGTGCTTGTTTTCCTGACAATGAGTACCGGGTGTGTATAAAGGAGTGTAGAGACTAACAGATGATAATATTACTATATTAAATTCAtttaaaatatattttttacaAATTCCGATAATGTATGACCTAATTTGGAAATTTCAAATATATGCCCTGCCAGCCTCGCTTAGGCCGAAGAGGGCATTTCGGTCCTGTGTGGGTCGGAGACATGCTGATCTGGGCCAAAGGGTAATCTTCGGTGGCTAGTGGGCTGAAGAGATTAACTTCGGATGCGCGTACACCGAAGAGTGGTCTTCGCCAACACAAGACCGAAGAGTTCAGGATAAGGCTACCACGGCCATTTCTTTCTCCTAACTCCTCATTCtctgtctctctcttctcttcgcCCATTTTCTCTCGATCAACCTCCATTTTGTCCCTTAACCATTGCCACCTACCAGATCCACTAGAGGAGACATATTCCCGGCAGCCAAGTCCTCGATCTATCCATGGGGTAGAGGGTGGGGGCATGGGGGAGGATGTCCGGTGGGGAGCATGGAAGGAGGTCGGTTGGGGGGAGTTCGggtggaggaggaagaggtcgatACGGGTAGCTCGGGTGGAGGAGGAACTTGACTGAGAAAAGTTGGGGCCGATAATCTGCGGAGGATCATGAACCCGGCGACGGcggctctcttcttcttcctctcgcttccCTCTTCCTATATCCTAGTTCGTGCTTGTAATCATGGCTACCTACTGTAATTTGGGCTTGTAATCGAGAGAGACATCTAGTTCCCTAACATATGGTATTCAGAGCCAGGCACCACCagagctggccaaacgggccggcccggcacggcccgccaGGGCACGATTAATAGTCAGGCCGTGCCATCCCAGTCCACGTGCTGCAGGCAGCAGCCCAAGCACGGCACGGGAGTTAAGTGGGCCGGCCCGTGGCACGCTTAGGCACGCCAGCCCGTGTCGGTTTGATTATTTTTCCTTCGAAATACCTTGAAAAACAGGGGGGAAGCCAAAAAAATGTAAAAAATACAGTGAAGTAttacaaaaatataaaaaatacataTTAGAGCACTACAAATGTACACATGCACTACAAAGTTATTGAACATATTAAAGTACTAGGtatttatataggacatatatatttatatatttcaaaaaagttaaactgtaagtgcatctagtgccacccctagttggttttggagtattgacgacaaatttggttgagggactaatgcgtttgtgagaattgcaggataacgcaggtagtgtccctcattgattcggtttacctaccggagatgacccctaaaaatgtatgaagacattgacgacaatggtggtatgtgaagatattcatattgaagactatgacatgagaagacattgagtgaagactatggagcgcgaagactgtgtggtttcgctgtttcctttttcttctttgttgagtcataggaatcaccgtactgttaagtggggtccaagtgaacaaagtcggaatgactgaagtgatgctcaacccaaatcctatgtcttcgagcgaagacaatgagagtcaatcttatccagagctggatgagtcagctttgcttgtagcccaagtaaagttgtcgtgtgtgtttgaaatctgaccgttggaacacgtgtcagttccttagtgacccagggtcatttcggacataacaggtcgggttgccttgtggctataaatggcccaccccctacaccataaattggtggctgctcagagttagtgcacggcttttgtcgtttgtgagcaacccacctcgaagattttgagagagagaaatccttgcgaggacaaagcccaaacacccagagccaaagagtgttaggcatcactaaagtctttctgtctgtgtgacctgaagacttattacacttgaggactgtgaatcctccagccggttaggcgtcgcgttctgagcatccaagagtcattgtggattgccggtgaacaaagtctgtgaaggttcggaagtctaccttgaagacttaccagagtgattgggcgaggactgtgtgtccttagctcaaggggaataaggtgaagacgcggtcttctgagttgaatctcagcctccctaaccagacgtacagttgtcatagcaagtggaactggtccaacaaatcatgtgccttcaacaagtgactggttctatcctctccctccctttacttgagtttgtcttcgtgaagtcattgcctatctgtcgtacctgtttgacttcattgcttgactactatcgttgattggcttcatactatcttccatcctgatccttactactaagctgctactagtctttgtactttcacatcattgcatacttgactatggtttgcttgttgtagtttatctttcgctgcatatcaattaggtcattattgttgtttgtcttcaaaacttccatgttttgaagactttcataaaaatcgagtattcacccccccctctagtcgatactagcactttcaattggtatcagagcaaggtactcccttgttctatgtgattcggtttaaccacctggaattttagctatgtcgactgcagggataatcaaagtctccgctgcttgccccgtgttcgatggaactgaatatccctactggaagaataagatgcgcatgcatcttgaagccattgatgtcgacctctggtatgtcgtcaagaacggcgttcccaaaacaggtgaaggtgtcaccctgctgatgtcaagaagttcattcaactggactctacttccaagaacatcatctgtggtcatctgaccaaaggacagtatggccgtgtgagtgctctggaaacgtcgaagctagtctgagactggctatccaaggtcaacgaaggcgtctcaacccagagagatcaaaggatcagtgttcttcgcaacctcttcaaccgcttcaagagaaacgacaatgaaaatgtccagctcacgttcgatcgcctcaccgacatcacaaatgagcttcatgctctcggcgcaactgagattaccaagcacgaaatcgtcaagacactactgagatcacttgacagctcctttgacacccttgccctcatgatacaagaaggtcctgacttcaagacactcgatccgtctgatatacttgagaggctcaacacacatgagttccagctttctgagaaaagagatatctatggtcccaactatggccgaactcgcgctttaaaggcaaaagttgtttcctcatctgaagaagaatctgactgcagttctgatgatcctgaagacattggaaaggaacttgctatgcttgtgaagaagttccagaaattcaccaagaagaaaggcttcagaaagtcttcacgatccagctcaaggaatgatgaagcttccacccatgaccacaagaagagaacctgccacaagtgcaagaaacctggtcactacatatctgagtgtccacagtgggataatgagaagaagaagaagaacaaagaatatgattctgatgacaagaagaagaagaaatcctcaaagtcttcttctaagtcttcttccaagtcttcatcacacaagaagagctcatctagcaaggctcgtgcctttgttggcaaggaaatggattcagaggaggagtctgcttctgaggaggcggaggtggagtctggagaggagtccgaccctggtgttgcaagtctggctctagccacagcttatgttgccaagtccatcttcaacacttaagacaatgacttccacaccaacgctgaagctgatgatgaagacgatcctactcccacctactgcatcatggcatgtggtgccaaggtaaaatcacgtgatgcttactttcaaacatcaagtgaagatgactctgatttgtaatccaaacccagctacaaaacacttgctaaaattgcaactgaacaacaaaaggctacggaacatactcaaaaactgttagacaaaagcgatgacctattggacgcagaaatgacacgttcacagtccttagttgaagacataaaaaatcttcatgctaagtaccaagaacttgaaagtcgtcatgaaacgctctcaaccacttatgaaaagctctcctatgattatctttaaaggaagcaagagcttgagaaattgagagcggctcaagaAGATCTTCaagaagagaatgagtcacttcgcgctcaacagatcagttccgctcaggatggatttgaaccaccatgtctaaaacgcattgagcgtgataatgctacctctgttgctgaatgttccactgctgctgttgtcgcattgtcttcaactactgatgtggcaactaacccctctgcggaggataccactactattgttgatgaaaatgataggttgaagacattgcttgaaacaaggatgtataaaagtctgaaaggacatcagacactttgcgatgtcctcaaaaagcagattctgaaccgaaaccctaggaaagagggtgttgggttcgagaggaaaatgaatgttgatggttcctactcgaagcctgagcagtatcccaaaaccacctgggttgctgcaaaggaacctt is a window of Triticum dicoccoides isolate Atlit2015 ecotype Zavitan chromosome 2B, WEW_v2.0, whole genome shotgun sequence DNA encoding:
- the LOC119365274 gene encoding uncharacterized protein LOC119365274; amino-acid sequence: MGGEAELEAEAKGKRGGGKVRIIEAPPRISMEAVNGAMGSDELPERISTSEDTELEIEQAKEMGEEAQERDEVAKLEIEEAEGMEEKMQTGMFFNIYCRALESNLSRLFSSPCKDATSLSPMHFTHSTTDRTSYAEFATSTLQIYSIKVTEIKGTPELKWPLRVYGMVAARDTVDHNRNILFLRQRNDCQILTPENPFLQLTGPSRAIAAIDPVDFDIKLKVKGRMKSKDRVLMHQTSKYSCNEAILLDDSCRIVLRCAKLEKTVQATIVGVRVINWRKRKWPFRHGGLVIAKAHSKPVKPENEVLLQDQVMDNISDGYFEGEVSCVGDRSSALKHEDEVVLQDQVTANNWDGCLDLSRHVVSVELDGKLEVIIRALSSNGFVTKHGHVFFPAQESKISRGICDLASYKVEVTVAWSLLVRDKQFISREGCMDDD